The following proteins are co-located in the Polystyrenella longa genome:
- a CDS encoding right-handed parallel beta-helix repeat-containing protein: MRLMLLCSLMFLSTQAGLFADEDVLFDSRPNPELVAEVVAGTREAANAGWWGFDPVDSTEILQAAINSPAKKLIVPNLGETWIVRPITLRGDLELVFEPGTLVMAKRGEFKGGGDSLFSARDAKNLTIRGYGATWRMWKRDYQNPPYVKAEWRMGLALRGCHDVLVEGLQIESSGGDGIYIDNGSEQTFSDGITIRDCICLDHHRQGMSVISAKNLLVENCVFAKTGGTPPEAGIDFEPDGPDQCFINCVVRNCVFQDNSGHQILVYLKPMTRDSQPVDIRFENCVSRMGEAGMQKSDFLDLNTSGWAGIAVGAIKDDGPQGKIEFINCSTENTGKEGIKVFDKSASSAEVIFQNCKVKNSWVSRHQEFGGPRVPILIQVRRPSYTERPGGIDFIQCMVNDTIHAPTLRFDQEKSEYGLYDVEGTIYVRSPQGPQAVLGSDLHFVDVNLVDARPVKPEGTP; this comes from the coding sequence ATGCGATTGATGCTACTCTGTTCCCTGATGTTTCTATCAACTCAAGCCGGACTCTTCGCGGATGAGGATGTGCTGTTCGACAGTCGCCCCAACCCCGAATTGGTGGCTGAAGTGGTCGCGGGCACTCGCGAGGCTGCGAACGCGGGCTGGTGGGGATTCGACCCAGTTGATAGCACCGAAATCCTGCAGGCAGCGATCAATTCGCCCGCTAAAAAACTAATTGTCCCGAACCTCGGTGAAACCTGGATCGTGCGTCCCATCACTTTACGTGGAGACCTGGAACTCGTTTTCGAGCCGGGTACATTAGTGATGGCAAAACGAGGCGAATTCAAAGGGGGCGGCGATTCCCTTTTCTCTGCGAGAGACGCCAAGAACCTGACGATTCGGGGCTATGGGGCAACATGGCGAATGTGGAAACGGGACTATCAGAATCCTCCCTATGTTAAAGCGGAATGGCGAATGGGGTTGGCGTTGCGAGGTTGTCACGATGTGCTCGTCGAGGGTTTGCAGATTGAAAGCAGTGGTGGAGATGGCATCTATATCGACAATGGGAGCGAACAGACTTTCAGCGATGGCATTACGATCCGGGATTGCATTTGTCTTGATCATCATCGTCAGGGAATGAGCGTGATCAGTGCCAAGAATCTGCTGGTGGAAAACTGCGTCTTCGCCAAAACGGGAGGGACACCCCCCGAAGCCGGGATCGACTTCGAACCCGATGGACCAGATCAATGTTTCATTAACTGCGTCGTTCGTAATTGTGTCTTTCAGGACAACAGCGGGCACCAGATACTGGTTTATCTGAAACCGATGACGCGAGACTCTCAGCCCGTTGATATTCGATTCGAGAACTGCGTTTCCCGAATGGGAGAAGCAGGCATGCAGAAGTCAGATTTTCTTGATCTCAATACGTCCGGCTGGGCAGGCATTGCTGTTGGAGCGATCAAAGATGATGGCCCACAAGGAAAAATTGAGTTCATTAATTGTTCGACAGAAAACACGGGGAAAGAGGGCATCAAAGTCTTTGATAAGTCGGCCAGTAGTGCCGAGGTGATTTTCCAGAACTGCAAAGTCAAAAACAGCTGGGTCTCACGGCATCAAGAGTTTGGTGGCCCACGCGTTCCCATTTTGATTCAGGTTCGTCGGCCCTCTTATACGGAACGTCCAGGGGGAATTGACTTCATCCAATGTATGGTGAACGATACCATCCACGCCCCTACCCTTCGCTTCGATCAGGAAAAAAGCGAGTACGGTTTGTATGACGTCGAAGGAACGATTTACGTCCGCAGTCCGCAAGGCCCACAGGCGGTGCTCGGTAGCGATTTGCATTTTGTTGATGTCAATCTGGTTGACGCCCGGCCTGTGAAACCAGAAGGAACTCCCTGA
- a CDS encoding RecQ family ATP-dependent DNA helicase has protein sequence MPSRSEQILEQYFGFPGFRSPQGEIIETVLKDEHALVIMPTGMGKSLCFQIPALVLGEEPVPGAALTLVISPLIALMKDQVDSLKRRGIKAEFINSSLSREEREKRYRQVREGNYHLLYVAPERFRKSEFVEVIQTRNVRLLAVDEAHCISEWGHDFRPDYTRLREFRQMVNNPTTIALTATATPDVQQDIIKQLGLEPDEIRQFHEGINRPNLHLNVVETWGDEEKLEQIEKAIDKFNDTSGSGIVYFTLIKTLDEFSNMLLARGVPHLCYHGDLERRQRRRVQRDFMENPNTIVLATNAFGMGIDKEDIRFVLHADLPGSMESYYQEIGRAGRDGLDSDCTLLYEERDLATQMEFLRWSNPDSDYYQRVYDLIQHETEKLDAYGIDWLREELHGRKKHDFRLDTVLSMFDRFNILTGDGRRQSLRITDALPPALQDEERLAAKLQRDQMKLLALVQYVQHEGDRKEYIHHYFGLPYPGANS, from the coding sequence ATGCCTTCCCGTTCCGAACAGATTCTTGAGCAGTATTTTGGTTTTCCCGGTTTTCGTTCTCCGCAGGGAGAAATTATCGAAACCGTCCTGAAAGACGAGCACGCGCTGGTCATCATGCCGACGGGGATGGGGAAGTCGCTATGCTTTCAGATTCCTGCGTTAGTGTTGGGAGAAGAACCGGTGCCGGGAGCGGCTCTTACCTTGGTGATTTCCCCCCTGATTGCTTTAATGAAGGATCAGGTCGATTCCTTGAAACGACGAGGAATCAAGGCGGAATTCATTAACTCGTCGCTATCGCGGGAGGAGCGGGAAAAACGGTATCGCCAGGTTCGCGAAGGGAATTACCACCTGCTCTACGTCGCTCCGGAACGGTTTCGGAAATCGGAGTTCGTGGAGGTGATCCAAACACGAAATGTGCGTCTACTGGCCGTGGATGAGGCACACTGCATCAGTGAATGGGGACACGATTTTCGACCAGATTACACCCGTCTTCGAGAATTTCGGCAGATGGTCAACAATCCCACAACGATCGCGCTGACGGCGACGGCGACTCCTGATGTGCAGCAGGATATTATCAAACAGTTGGGCCTGGAACCTGACGAGATTCGCCAGTTCCACGAAGGGATCAACCGGCCGAATCTCCATTTGAATGTGGTCGAAACCTGGGGAGATGAAGAGAAGCTGGAACAGATCGAAAAGGCGATCGATAAATTCAACGATACATCCGGCAGCGGGATCGTTTACTTCACATTGATTAAGACGCTGGACGAGTTCAGTAACATGTTACTCGCCAGAGGTGTCCCCCACCTCTGTTATCATGGAGATCTGGAACGGCGTCAGCGTCGACGTGTACAGCGTGACTTCATGGAGAATCCGAATACGATTGTACTGGCGACGAATGCTTTTGGGATGGGAATCGATAAAGAAGATATCCGTTTCGTACTGCATGCAGACTTACCTGGTTCGATGGAATCGTATTATCAGGAGATTGGTCGTGCGGGACGGGATGGGCTCGACTCCGACTGTACGTTGCTGTACGAAGAGCGGGATCTGGCGACGCAGATGGAATTTCTGCGCTGGAGCAATCCGGATTCAGATTATTATCAGCGGGTCTACGACCTGATCCAGCATGAAACAGAAAAGCTGGATGCCTACGGGATCGACTGGCTCCGTGAAGAGCTACATGGTCGGAAAAAACATGATTTCCGGCTCGATACCGTACTATCGATGTTTGATCGATTTAATATTCTCACTGGCGATGGCCGACGGCAGTCGCTGCGCATTACCGATGCTCTCCCCCCTGCTCTGCAGGATGAAGAACGGTTAGCGGCCAAACTCCAACGGGATCAAATGAAACTGCTGGCACTTGTTCAATATGTGCAGCATGAAGGAGACCGCAAGGAATACATCCATCATTATTTCGGGCTTCCGTATCCCGGGGCGAATTCTTAA
- a CDS encoding DUF1549 and DUF1553 domain-containing protein, producing MGPNPLRVLVGILAIVVLSLGERSVAAEIRISPTSALLDSPEASLQVLATEVISENRSNDLSRSVRYEIVPPEIATVNDAGLIRPLSEGSGTLVVHHEGQQSSIPVEVRSLKTPRPVSFRNEIAPILTKARCNSGGCHGKAEGQNGFKLSIFGFDSDLDYQSIVMEARGRRVSVATPDTSLLSLKGTARMPHGGGQKIEPGSYRDQRLLRWIAEGAQFELANEGDDRIVRIEVEPKQQFLLSGQSQQIRVMAIDASGKRQCVTTEAEYESNAASIAEVDSSGLIQASDIPGEAAILIRYLEHVAVCRITLPQPGVEFTKPPENNFIDTLVWDKLERLGIEPSDLTDDASFMRRAFLDTIGTLPTTEEARQFIADTSTDKRSKLIDHLLDRDEYVDYSTMRWLDILRADQLKISPQGTVAMQRWLQRQFSENRPFNEFARDLLVVQGNTSAEGPGSFYKVLDEPDVAARSVSQLLLGVRIECAQCHHHPSERWSQADYVGLAGFFTGIKLKKLPNGEQSVVSMGGKDLPHPRSGEIIPARALGAESADFSQVSDRRQVLADWMTAEDNPFFAKAISNRLWSHYFGRGLVEPIDDMRHTNPATNEPLMEALASHLIETGFDLKAFTRTLLNSRVYQLSSATKVSNENDIQNFSHAAYKTLPAEVLLDAICQSTGVTEKYNGWPDGYRAVQIWDNRIPSYFFTIFGRPVRASVCECERSNQPSISQAMHLMNSPEIAAKIDHRHGTARRLALSMTPSEIIDELYLGTLSRFPNEQEKNLMMQAFDELQDDIPAAAGDVLWALLNSKEFVFNH from the coding sequence ATGGGTCCTAATCCTCTACGTGTTCTAGTTGGCATTTTGGCGATCGTAGTCCTCAGCTTAGGAGAACGGAGTGTCGCAGCCGAGATTCGCATCAGCCCGACTTCGGCTTTGCTCGACAGCCCGGAAGCTTCATTGCAAGTTCTTGCAACTGAAGTTATTTCTGAAAATCGCTCGAACGATCTTTCACGAAGTGTGCGGTACGAAATCGTTCCACCTGAAATAGCAACCGTCAATGATGCTGGCTTGATTCGCCCACTTTCTGAAGGGAGTGGAACGCTTGTTGTTCATCATGAGGGACAACAAAGCAGTATTCCTGTCGAAGTGCGTTCTTTGAAAACACCGCGACCTGTTTCGTTTCGCAACGAGATCGCGCCGATTCTTACGAAAGCTCGCTGTAATTCGGGCGGCTGTCATGGTAAGGCGGAAGGTCAAAACGGTTTCAAGCTGAGTATTTTCGGATTCGATTCGGACTTAGATTATCAATCGATAGTGATGGAAGCCCGGGGAAGACGAGTCTCAGTCGCCACTCCCGATACCAGTCTGTTGTCTCTAAAAGGGACGGCTCGAATGCCGCATGGGGGTGGGCAAAAGATTGAACCTGGAAGCTATCGTGACCAACGATTATTGCGCTGGATTGCCGAAGGGGCACAGTTCGAATTGGCCAATGAAGGCGATGATCGGATTGTACGAATCGAGGTTGAACCGAAGCAGCAATTTCTTTTAAGTGGACAATCGCAACAGATTCGTGTCATGGCGATTGACGCCTCTGGGAAACGACAATGTGTAACGACAGAGGCCGAATATGAATCTAATGCCGCTTCAATCGCCGAAGTCGATTCAAGCGGCTTAATTCAAGCGAGCGACATCCCCGGGGAAGCGGCCATTCTGATACGTTATCTGGAGCATGTGGCTGTTTGCCGAATTACGTTACCGCAACCGGGAGTGGAGTTCACCAAGCCTCCGGAAAACAACTTCATCGATACACTAGTGTGGGATAAACTGGAACGGCTGGGCATTGAACCAAGCGATTTAACCGACGATGCCTCGTTCATGCGTCGCGCATTTCTCGACACCATTGGCACTCTTCCTACTACCGAAGAAGCCCGCCAGTTTATCGCGGATACCTCAACCGATAAACGATCAAAACTGATCGACCATCTATTAGATCGCGATGAATACGTTGATTATTCCACCATGCGTTGGCTCGATATTTTAAGAGCCGATCAATTAAAGATTTCACCGCAGGGTACGGTGGCCATGCAACGTTGGTTGCAACGGCAGTTCTCAGAGAACCGACCATTCAACGAATTCGCCCGGGATCTGCTTGTCGTCCAGGGGAACACGTCTGCCGAAGGTCCGGGATCATTCTATAAAGTCTTAGACGAGCCCGACGTTGCTGCCCGATCGGTTAGCCAGTTGTTACTGGGTGTGCGTATTGAGTGTGCTCAATGTCATCACCACCCTTCCGAAAGATGGAGCCAGGCAGACTATGTGGGATTAGCCGGATTCTTCACTGGGATCAAATTGAAAAAACTTCCCAACGGAGAGCAGTCTGTCGTTTCTATGGGAGGAAAAGATCTCCCACATCCCAGAAGCGGAGAAATCATTCCCGCACGAGCATTAGGGGCCGAATCGGCTGACTTTTCTCAAGTGAGTGATCGTCGCCAGGTATTGGCAGATTGGATGACGGCTGAAGACAATCCGTTTTTTGCCAAGGCAATTTCGAATCGATTATGGTCTCATTACTTTGGTCGAGGCTTGGTTGAACCAATTGACGACATGCGACACACCAACCCTGCCACTAACGAACCACTGATGGAGGCCTTAGCCAGCCATTTGATAGAGACCGGTTTCGATCTTAAAGCTTTCACCAGGACGCTGTTGAACTCGCGAGTCTACCAACTCAGTTCGGCCACCAAAGTGTCAAATGAAAACGATATTCAAAACTTTTCTCACGCTGCCTACAAAACTTTGCCTGCCGAAGTGTTACTCGATGCAATCTGTCAAAGCACAGGCGTCACCGAAAAGTACAACGGTTGGCCGGATGGGTATCGAGCCGTTCAAATCTGGGACAATCGCATTCCCTCTTATTTCTTCACTATTTTTGGTCGTCCGGTTCGGGCATCGGTTTGTGAATGCGAACGGAGTAATCAGCCGAGCATCTCTCAGGCGATGCATTTGATGAACTCCCCTGAGATTGCCGCCAAAATCGACCATCGCCACGGCACTGCGCGGAGGCTGGCGTTGTCGATGACTCCGAGTGAAATTATTGACGAGTTATACTTGGGCACCCTTTCGCGGTTTCCGAATGAACAAGAAAAAAACTTGATGATGCAGGCATTCGATGAGTTGCAGGACGACATTCCCGCTGCAGCGGGAGACGTTCTTTGGGCATTGCTAAACTCAAAAGAATTTGTGTTCAATCATTAA
- a CDS encoding transposase: MTLEWYPSLERYTTASRTDCVTELTDEQWLLIEDLFPWEGPSRVDRRPQAPPRECFEVILWVLRTGARWKEAR; encoded by the coding sequence ATGACGCTGGAATGGTATCCCTCACTCGAACGATACACAACAGCGTCCAGGACGGACTGTGTTACCGAACTCACTGATGAGCAATGGCTTTTGATCGAAGACCTTTTTCCCTGGGAGGGTCCCTCCCGAGTTGATAGGCGGCCACAGGCACCACCACGAGAGTGCTTTGAAGTCATTCTTTGGGTCCTGCGAACAGGCGCCCGATGGAAAGAAGCAAGGTGA
- a CDS encoding type 1 glutamine amidotransferase domain-containing protein: MAAKLLDGYRILIIVGEDYEDLELWYPKLRLEEAGAHVILAGEETGKKYSGKHGYPAVSDAHIDEMEEADFHGIVCPGGWMPDKLRRNPKVLSLLKEFHESGKMIAAICHGGWMPISAGIYGDVTVTGSPGIKDDLINAGAKWEDKTVVVDRHFVCSRRPSDLPDFCIAMLEVLQAQAT, from the coding sequence ATGGCTGCTAAACTGTTGGATGGATATCGGATTCTGATCATCGTGGGCGAAGACTACGAAGACCTGGAACTGTGGTATCCTAAACTTCGCCTGGAAGAAGCTGGAGCCCATGTTATTCTCGCCGGCGAGGAGACGGGCAAGAAATACAGTGGGAAGCATGGTTATCCGGCGGTGAGTGATGCACACATCGATGAGATGGAAGAGGCAGACTTCCACGGCATTGTCTGCCCCGGTGGCTGGATGCCGGATAAACTTCGCCGTAATCCCAAGGTTCTGTCGCTACTCAAAGAATTCCACGAATCCGGAAAGATGATCGCGGCAATTTGTCACGGAGGCTGGATGCCTATCTCGGCGGGAATCTATGGGGATGTAACGGTTACCGGCTCACCTGGTATCAAAGATGACCTCATTAATGCCGGTGCCAAGTGGGAGGACAAGACTGTGGTTGTTGATCGGCACTTTGTGTGCAGTCGTCGACCGAGCGATCTGCCCGACTTCTGTATCGCGATGCTGGAAGTCTTACAGGCCCAGGCAACGTAG
- a CDS encoding Gfo/Idh/MocA family protein yields the protein MFAVHQSAYSDDPVRVGIIGFDNYQSLAFTKLWHKPPQDNAELGGLKVVAAWRGGSPDIEETLVDIDRWEPSLKKNDVEIVDSIDEVLQQCDVVMIMTIDGRTHLKLAEQALKAHKPTYIGRPMAASFEDVIAIFDLSEKYNTPVFSCSQHRYSPGFIGMRNHPEVGEVIGCNVYGGCPTEEHHPDLFWHSIHSIEALYTIMGPGAVSVTRARTDDAELVTGVWKDGRIGSYRGIRRGALKYSATVFGDKGVAPAGIYGYAAPVNGVVPKGRYMGYEGLATEIAKFYRTGESPIEPDETIELFGFMEAAHESHRQGGVPVSIDEVIANARQKLDSQK from the coding sequence ATGTTCGCAGTTCATCAGTCTGCCTATTCGGATGATCCAGTTCGAGTAGGAATTATTGGGTTCGACAACTATCAAAGCCTGGCGTTTACGAAACTGTGGCATAAACCACCTCAGGACAACGCGGAGCTCGGTGGACTCAAAGTGGTGGCAGCCTGGAGAGGGGGCAGCCCAGATATCGAAGAGACACTTGTTGATATTGATCGCTGGGAACCAAGTTTAAAGAAGAACGATGTTGAGATCGTAGATTCCATTGATGAAGTCTTGCAGCAATGTGATGTTGTCATGATCATGACCATCGATGGCCGCACTCACTTGAAGCTTGCAGAACAGGCACTCAAGGCACATAAACCGACCTACATCGGACGACCGATGGCTGCTTCCTTCGAAGATGTTATTGCGATTTTTGACCTTTCGGAGAAATACAACACGCCTGTCTTCTCGTGCTCGCAGCATCGATACAGCCCAGGTTTTATCGGGATGCGGAATCATCCCGAAGTGGGAGAGGTGATCGGCTGCAATGTCTACGGTGGTTGCCCGACCGAGGAACATCATCCGGATTTGTTCTGGCACTCGATCCACAGTATCGAAGCGCTCTACACGATCATGGGACCGGGTGCCGTTTCGGTTACTCGGGCTCGAACAGACGATGCAGAATTGGTGACCGGTGTTTGGAAAGATGGTCGAATTGGGTCCTACCGGGGGATTCGACGCGGAGCACTGAAATACAGCGCCACCGTTTTCGGAGACAAGGGGGTCGCCCCCGCCGGTATCTATGGCTACGCAGCTCCTGTGAACGGAGTGGTTCCCAAAGGGAGATACATGGGCTATGAAGGGTTAGCCACCGAGATTGCCAAATTCTACAGGACGGGCGAATCGCCAATCGAGCCAGACGAGACAATAGAGCTATTCGGCTTCATGGAAGCAGCCCACGAGAGCCATCGCCAAGGCGGTGTCCCCGTGAGTATCGATGAAGTCATCGCAAATGCACGACAAAAGCTCGACTCACAGAAGTAA
- a CDS encoding glycerophosphodiester phosphodiesterase, giving the protein MKNFASGMLLMVIATIASGGINTPALQAVEIVAHRGASHDAPENTLASVNLAWEKNTDGVEIDVYLSKDNQIVAFHDKTMKRTGGGTDLRIVDQTLAELKKLDAGSWKSPKYKGEQIPLLSEILPTIPEGKRLFIEVKCGPEIVPFLKADLKKAGRKADQTCVICFGSDVCRDVKQEMPELKVYWLSGQRKDKETGEWTPKLESLIETAQSIHADGLDLNANEKIDAEFVQQVKQANLGLYVWTVNNPDEANRLAKAGVDGITTDRPAFLRDALEK; this is encoded by the coding sequence ATGAAAAACTTTGCTTCAGGAATGCTGCTCATGGTGATCGCTACGATTGCCTCTGGAGGAATAAATACTCCCGCACTTCAGGCCGTTGAAATTGTTGCCCATCGCGGAGCGTCTCACGATGCTCCCGAGAATACGCTGGCCTCAGTGAATCTGGCTTGGGAGAAGAATACGGATGGCGTCGAGATCGATGTTTATCTTTCCAAAGATAATCAGATCGTCGCGTTCCACGATAAGACGATGAAGCGAACCGGTGGTGGTACGGATCTCCGGATCGTCGATCAAACACTCGCTGAACTGAAAAAGCTGGACGCGGGTAGCTGGAAGTCGCCCAAATATAAGGGAGAGCAAATTCCCTTACTGAGCGAAATCCTGCCCACGATCCCGGAAGGCAAGCGGTTGTTTATCGAAGTGAAATGTGGTCCGGAAATCGTTCCGTTTCTGAAAGCGGATTTGAAAAAAGCGGGTCGAAAAGCGGACCAAACCTGTGTGATCTGTTTCGGAAGCGATGTCTGTCGCGATGTGAAACAGGAAATGCCGGAACTGAAAGTCTACTGGCTCTCCGGTCAACGCAAGGACAAAGAAACGGGTGAATGGACACCTAAGCTGGAAAGCCTGATTGAGACGGCCCAGTCGATCCACGCCGATGGACTCGATCTGAATGCAAATGAAAAGATCGACGCGGAATTCGTTCAGCAGGTGAAACAGGCTAATCTCGGTTTGTATGTCTGGACTGTCAACAACCCGGACGAAGCCAATCGCCTGGCCAAAGCAGGCGTCGACGGCATCACCACCGACCGCCCTGCCTTTTTGCGAGACGCGTTAGAGAAGTAA